In the genome of Entelurus aequoreus isolate RoL-2023_Sb linkage group LG08, RoL_Eaeq_v1.1, whole genome shotgun sequence, one region contains:
- the LOC133655528 gene encoding lymphoid enhancer-binding factor 1-like isoform X1 — MDSDDLSDHLIILCDNEILGDTPNSSSSPNLPSPCDPESIYTELRTVEGEVDGSGVWFPLEVPTAMMASPSLEPSCCAGFMPPMPPYSHGLVSGVGPHQQQLHETMFCQAPPHCLPYGWSTSSYNPHSHMDEDAAMMMQHGGVNFGLMKRNAAQRNPIPACVPLPSPNTSTLVKKEHDSHQDEKRYIKKPLNAFMLYRQEQRPNVVAQLNIRNSAVVNKVVGQMWKSLSKRQQRKYYELAEAQRLLHAQQHPEWSCTENYGKKRKRQRSKCNTNGQVDTFQAQMPDATSANAVDDSNQASAKARCAQKQLRMMLELML; from the exons ATGGATAGTGATGACCTGTCAGACCACCTCATCATCCTTTGCGATAATGAGATATTGGGTGATACCCCCAACTCCTCATCCTCCCCAAACCTCCCTTCACCTTGTGACCCCGAGAGCATCTACACTGAGCTTCGGACTGTGGAGGGTGAGGTGGATGGCTCGGGTGTCTGGTTCCCACTGGAAGTCCCGACTGCAATGATGGCTTCTCCCAGTTTGGAGCCATCATGCTGTGCTGGTTTCATGCCGCCCATGCCACCTTACAGCCATGGCTTGGTAAGTGGAGTAGGACCACATCAGCAGCAGCTTCACGAGACAATGTTTTGTCAGGCGCCTCCACATTGCCTTCCCTATGGCTGGTCTACCAGTAGCTACAATCCTCATTCCCACATG GATGAAGATGCAGCAATGATGATGCAACATGGTGGTGTCAACTTTGGACTAAT GAAGCGAAATGCTGCACAAAGAAATCCAATTCCTGCTTGCGTCCCTCTGCCCTCACCTAACACATCCACATTAGT GAAAAAAGAACATGACAGCCATCAGGATGAAAAAAGGTACATCAAGAAGCCGCTGAACGCCTTCATGCTATACCGGCAGGAGCAGAGGCCTAATGTTGTTGCTCAGCTCAACATTCGAAACAGCGCTGTAGTCAACAAAGTGGTCGGACAGATG TGGAAGTCACTGTCAAAAAGACAGCAGAGAAAATATTACGAGCTCGCTGAAGCTCAAAGATTGCTTCACGCCCAGCAGCACCCGGAGTGGTCCTGCACAGAAAACTAT ggTAAAAAGCGGAAGAGACAAAGGAGCAAATGTAACACCAATGGTCAAG TGGACACTTTTCAGGCTCAGATGCCAGACGCAACGTCTGCCAATGCTGTGGATGACAGTAATCAGGCATCGGCTAAGGCGCGCTGTGCCCAAAAGCAGCTGCGGATGATGCTGGAGTTGATGCTTTAA
- the LOC133655528 gene encoding lymphoid enhancer-binding factor 1-like isoform X2: MDSDDLSDHLIILCDNEILGDTPNSSSSPNLPSPCDPESIYTELRTVEGEVDGSGVWFPLEVPTAMMASPSLEPSCCAGFMPPMPPYSHGLVSGVGPHQQQLHETMFCQAPPHCLPYGWSTSSYNPHSHMDEDAAMMMQHGGVNFGLMKRNAAQRNPIPACVPLPSPNTSTLVKKEHDSHQDEKRYIKKPLNAFMLYRQEQRPNVVAQLNIRNSAVVNKVVGQMWKSLSKRQQRKYYELAEAQRLLHAQQHPEWSCTENYGKKRKRQRSKCNTNGQGGELLFSH; this comes from the exons ATGGATAGTGATGACCTGTCAGACCACCTCATCATCCTTTGCGATAATGAGATATTGGGTGATACCCCCAACTCCTCATCCTCCCCAAACCTCCCTTCACCTTGTGACCCCGAGAGCATCTACACTGAGCTTCGGACTGTGGAGGGTGAGGTGGATGGCTCGGGTGTCTGGTTCCCACTGGAAGTCCCGACTGCAATGATGGCTTCTCCCAGTTTGGAGCCATCATGCTGTGCTGGTTTCATGCCGCCCATGCCACCTTACAGCCATGGCTTGGTAAGTGGAGTAGGACCACATCAGCAGCAGCTTCACGAGACAATGTTTTGTCAGGCGCCTCCACATTGCCTTCCCTATGGCTGGTCTACCAGTAGCTACAATCCTCATTCCCACATG GATGAAGATGCAGCAATGATGATGCAACATGGTGGTGTCAACTTTGGACTAAT GAAGCGAAATGCTGCACAAAGAAATCCAATTCCTGCTTGCGTCCCTCTGCCCTCACCTAACACATCCACATTAGT GAAAAAAGAACATGACAGCCATCAGGATGAAAAAAGGTACATCAAGAAGCCGCTGAACGCCTTCATGCTATACCGGCAGGAGCAGAGGCCTAATGTTGTTGCTCAGCTCAACATTCGAAACAGCGCTGTAGTCAACAAAGTGGTCGGACAGATG TGGAAGTCACTGTCAAAAAGACAGCAGAGAAAATATTACGAGCTCGCTGAAGCTCAAAGATTGCTTCACGCCCAGCAGCACCCGGAGTGGTCCTGCACAGAAAACTAT ggTAAAAAGCGGAAGAGACAAAGGAGCAAATGTAACACCAATGGTCAAG GGGGAGAACTACTTTTCTCACATTAA